From the Saccharobesus litoralis genome, one window contains:
- a CDS encoding glycoside hydrolase family 88/105 protein: MNKQFLRFGLSALLSLGIASCSLTDDSTEIKNTTQVAAHDIGQRVAQWQLAHLDNFDYLAERYRIGTAEPRNWIQATFYIGLTRWTETVNDQELFDHIASMSKQQKYGMRLKRGKHADDHAIGQTYLWLTEQTGNKETYIPTKGLFDAILASPSNVGLEMQHDALPKRWGFEGPCQDRWCWADALFMAPRAWLKLSNVTGDPKYFEFADKEFWATVDYLFSDKYGLFFRDSSYFDKKSDNGEPVFWSRGNGWVFAALPLIIDDLPKDHPSRDRYIDLYKRNAAGLQRIQNANGYWPASLLDPNKVKTPEVSGTAFITFGLAWGVNNGILTEQKYTSSVQKGWAAIEKAIEPNGRVNWVQQVGKSPDPVSKDDTQLYGVGAVLLAASEMTHWQTR; encoded by the coding sequence ATGAATAAACAATTTTTAAGATTTGGCCTGTCAGCGCTTTTATCATTAGGTATCGCAAGTTGCTCTTTAACCGATGACAGCACAGAAATTAAAAACACCACTCAAGTTGCTGCGCATGATATAGGGCAACGCGTGGCTCAATGGCAATTAGCTCACTTGGATAATTTTGACTATTTGGCAGAGCGTTATCGAATAGGCACCGCCGAGCCAAGAAATTGGATCCAAGCGACTTTCTATATTGGCTTAACTCGCTGGACAGAAACAGTGAATGACCAAGAGTTGTTTGACCATATCGCCTCTATGTCAAAACAACAAAAGTACGGCATGCGTTTAAAGCGCGGCAAACATGCTGACGATCATGCAATTGGTCAAACTTATTTATGGCTAACCGAGCAAACCGGTAACAAAGAGACTTATATTCCGACTAAAGGTTTATTTGATGCCATTCTCGCTTCGCCTTCCAATGTCGGTTTAGAAATGCAACACGACGCGTTACCCAAGCGTTGGGGTTTTGAAGGCCCTTGTCAGGATAGATGGTGTTGGGCAGATGCCTTATTTATGGCACCGCGAGCTTGGTTAAAGTTGAGTAATGTCACTGGCGATCCTAAATATTTTGAGTTTGCCGACAAAGAATTTTGGGCCACAGTTGATTACTTATTCTCAGACAAATACGGTCTGTTTTTCCGTGATAGCAGTTACTTCGATAAAAAGAGTGACAATGGCGAACCCGTATTTTGGAGTCGTGGTAATGGCTGGGTATTTGCCGCGTTACCCTTAATTATTGACGACTTACCGAAAGATCATCCTTCGCGTGATCGTTACATCGATTTATATAAACGCAATGCCGCTGGTTTACAGCGTATTCAAAACGCAAATGGCTATTGGCCTGCATCACTGCTTGATCCGAACAAAGTGAAAACGCCAGAGGTAAGCGGCACTGCATTTATTACTTTTGGTTTAGCTTGGGGTGTTAACAACGGCATTTTAACCGAGCAAAAATATACAAGCTCGGTACAAAAAGGCTGGGCGGCAATTGAAAAAGCGATTGAGCCAAATGGTCGAGTTAACTGGGTGCAACAGGTGGGGAAATCACCGGATCCGGTTAGTAAAGATGATACGCAGTTATATGGTGTTGGTGCGGTATTGCTAGCTGCATCTGAAATGACCCATTGGCAAACACGCTAA
- a CDS encoding sugar porter family MFS transporter, which translates to MSQDILNPTASPTMASSNTNENTWFVVFISCIATIGGFLFGFDSGVINGTVDGLQTAFNSNSVGTGFNVASMLLGCAIGAFFAGTLADVYGRRALLIVSAVLFIISAWGSGIADSSLEFILYRVIGGLAVGAASVMAPAYISEVAPAKYRGMLTTIQQVAIIFGLFMAFVSNYLIADVAGSSVSPLWLDFEAWRWMFWIELAPATLFMFALLFIPESPRYLVAKGKIDAAQNVLSRLYGKDVAKDKAAEIDQSLAQDHHSPKLSDLIDKVSGKVRPIVWVGIGLAVFQQLVGINVVFYYGAVLWQAVGFSESDALLINVIGGGVSIAACFITMALIDKIGRKPLLIIGSIGMTLTLAAMVFAFANSATDASGNLVLGSLGTLALIAANAYVFFFNISWGPVMWVMLGEMFPNQIRGSGLAIAGLAQWLANFAITICFPIMLASIGLAGAYSFYALCALISVFFVIKLVHETKGIELEKMQG; encoded by the coding sequence ATGAGTCAAGATATTCTCAACCCGACTGCTAGCCCAACAATGGCCAGTAGTAACACCAACGAGAACACCTGGTTTGTTGTCTTTATTAGTTGTATTGCAACCATAGGCGGCTTTTTATTTGGTTTTGATAGCGGCGTAATCAACGGCACAGTCGACGGCCTACAAACCGCATTTAATTCTAACAGTGTCGGCACAGGTTTTAACGTGGCCTCTATGTTACTCGGTTGTGCTATTGGTGCTTTTTTTGCCGGTACGTTAGCTGATGTATATGGTCGTCGCGCCCTGCTTATTGTGTCTGCGGTTTTATTTATTATTAGTGCTTGGGGATCCGGCATTGCCGACTCTTCGCTTGAGTTTATCCTGTATCGTGTCATTGGTGGTCTTGCCGTTGGTGCCGCTAGTGTTATGGCACCCGCCTATATCAGTGAAGTCGCACCGGCGAAATATCGCGGCATGTTAACCACAATCCAACAAGTTGCGATTATCTTTGGCTTGTTTATGGCCTTTGTTAGCAACTATTTAATTGCCGATGTCGCTGGGTCTTCAGTCTCTCCATTATGGCTGGACTTTGAAGCATGGCGTTGGATGTTTTGGATAGAGCTAGCTCCAGCCACCCTATTCATGTTTGCACTGTTGTTTATTCCAGAAAGCCCACGTTATTTAGTGGCTAAAGGAAAAATCGACGCAGCGCAAAATGTATTAAGTCGCTTATACGGTAAAGATGTCGCTAAAGATAAAGCGGCTGAAATAGACCAATCGTTAGCGCAAGATCATCACAGCCCCAAATTATCAGATTTAATTGACAAAGTATCAGGCAAAGTCCGACCTATCGTTTGGGTTGGTATTGGTTTGGCTGTGTTCCAGCAGCTTGTTGGTATTAACGTGGTTTTTTATTACGGAGCCGTGTTATGGCAAGCGGTTGGCTTTTCTGAAAGTGACGCACTATTAATTAATGTGATTGGTGGTGGTGTGAGTATCGCCGCTTGTTTTATCACCATGGCATTGATCGACAAAATCGGCCGAAAACCTTTATTAATCATTGGCTCTATAGGTATGACGCTCACTTTAGCGGCGATGGTTTTCGCCTTTGCCAATTCTGCCACCGATGCCAGTGGCAACCTAGTTTTAGGTAGCTTAGGTACGCTTGCCCTAATTGCTGCTAATGCTTATGTGTTCTTTTTTAACATTTCTTGGGGTCCTGTTATGTGGGTAATGTTAGGTGAAATGTTCCCTAATCAAATTCGTGGTTCTGGACTCGCGATTGCTGGTTTGGCCCAGTGGTTAGCTAATTTTGCTATCACTATTTGTTTCCCAATTATGTTAGCCAGTATTGGCCTAGCGGGCGCTTATAGTTTTTATGCTTTATGTGCGCTGATTTCAGTATTTTTTGTTATCAAATTAGTGCATGAAACCAAAGGTATCGAGCTAGAAAAGATGCAAGGTTAA
- the tpiA gene encoding triose-phosphate isomerase produces the protein MKHKLVIANWKMNGDFSSNFSLLKSIVAFADKPQNTQIAVCPPFVYLSQVYDLLESSPIALGAQNVGFAEKGAYTGETSASMLQEFACQYVLVGHSERRTLFKESDEHIAEKIKLAVAHNQTPVLCIGETLEERASNETQTVILSQIKTIIDKVGSEVFKSVVIAYEPIWAIGTGQTATAEQAQQIHALIRAYLRSLEPILFDEMTILYGGSVNENNADELFAQNDIDGFLVGGASLKAASFEKICFAGQAVLETA, from the coding sequence ATGAAACACAAGCTCGTTATTGCAAACTGGAAGATGAATGGTGATTTTTCTTCAAATTTTTCACTGTTAAAATCTATCGTCGCTTTTGCAGACAAACCTCAAAATACTCAAATTGCTGTTTGTCCGCCGTTTGTATATCTATCGCAAGTATACGATTTGTTAGAAAGCAGCCCAATTGCATTAGGTGCGCAAAATGTTGGTTTTGCTGAAAAAGGCGCCTACACCGGTGAAACTTCAGCTAGTATGCTGCAAGAGTTTGCTTGCCAATACGTATTGGTGGGGCATTCTGAGCGTCGTACCTTATTTAAAGAGTCAGATGAACATATCGCTGAGAAAATAAAGCTAGCCGTTGCGCATAATCAAACGCCCGTATTGTGTATTGGTGAAACATTAGAAGAAAGAGCCAGCAACGAAACGCAAACTGTCATTTTATCTCAAATAAAAACCATTATTGATAAAGTGGGTAGCGAAGTTTTTAAATCAGTTGTTATTGCTTACGAGCCTATTTGGGCAATTGGTACAGGCCAAACTGCAACGGCAGAACAAGCCCAACAAATTCACGCGTTAATTCGTGCTTACTTACGTAGTTTAGAGCCAATATTGTTTGATGAAATGACCATTCTTTATGGTGGTAGCGTGAATGAAAATAACGCCGATGAGCTTTTTGCACAAAATGATATTGATGGCTTTTTAGTGGGTGGCGCTTCACTTAAAGCAGCCTCTTTTGAGAAGATCTGTTTTGCAGGGCAAGCTGTTTTAGAAACCGCTTAA
- a CDS encoding sulfatase family protein, with product MNKYLKKILTTMLLKKISKPLTTVAVLALPLLLASCGTSSGTHSDTKTSGEAAQVKPQKKPNILFILSDDHRWDLIGKYHPIIKTPNLDKLANQGTVFKNAFVTTPICATSRISILTSLTERTHDFTFRRPATGLAESNSAYPKVLKDNGYNTAFVGKYEIKLSGPDESRFDFFKPLLQAKTVEYKGQELPQTYYIAELAKEFIQQNQGGEKPWVMAVNFWDPHAHDRDQELQYHYPEEFESYYQDITIPPAKFSQDDTFAKLPQFLQESIGHVRWKYRFGTEAIYQKMVKRHYRAISGVDKAIGKIYQELEKQGMADNTVIIYAGDNGYSMNERQLAGKWFGWEEDLRIPLIIYDPRNAKTKGKEHNEIALNIDIAPTILALADVKAPESYQGSSLTPILNGESPDTWRQEFFFEHMYQPKRVSIPPTVGIRTQQWKYVDFYKHDFQQLYDLVNDPEEQHNLAYSAQHQATLKELSQRTDQYIAKYEAQRSEEVKQRKSYINQRN from the coding sequence GTGAATAAATATTTAAAGAAAATTTTAACCACTATGTTACTCAAAAAAATTAGCAAACCATTAACCACAGTCGCCGTGTTAGCCTTGCCATTGTTACTGGCAAGTTGTGGTACTAGTTCGGGTACTCATTCTGATACAAAAACCTCTGGCGAGGCAGCTCAGGTTAAACCGCAGAAAAAGCCCAATATCCTGTTTATTCTGTCAGATGATCACCGCTGGGATCTCATCGGTAAATACCATCCGATTATCAAAACGCCGAACTTAGATAAGTTAGCCAACCAAGGTACAGTATTTAAAAACGCCTTTGTTACCACACCTATTTGTGCGACCAGTCGTATTAGTATTTTGACCAGCTTAACCGAACGCACCCATGACTTTACCTTTCGTCGTCCGGCAACTGGCTTAGCTGAAAGTAATAGCGCTTACCCCAAAGTGTTAAAAGACAACGGCTATAACACAGCGTTTGTCGGCAAGTATGAAATTAAACTATCTGGCCCTGATGAAAGTCGCTTTGACTTTTTTAAACCATTATTACAAGCCAAAACGGTGGAATATAAAGGTCAAGAACTACCGCAAACCTATTACATTGCAGAATTAGCAAAAGAATTTATTCAGCAAAACCAAGGTGGTGAAAAACCTTGGGTAATGGCCGTTAATTTTTGGGATCCGCATGCCCATGATCGCGACCAAGAGTTGCAATATCACTACCCTGAAGAGTTTGAAAGTTACTATCAGGACATTACCATTCCACCAGCTAAATTTTCGCAAGACGACACGTTTGCTAAGTTACCTCAATTTCTGCAAGAGTCGATTGGCCATGTTAGATGGAAGTATCGTTTTGGCACTGAAGCCATCTATCAAAAAATGGTTAAACGCCATTACCGCGCTATCAGTGGTGTCGACAAAGCCATAGGTAAAATTTACCAAGAACTGGAAAAACAAGGCATGGCCGATAACACTGTTATTATCTATGCCGGTGACAATGGCTATAGCATGAACGAACGCCAGTTAGCCGGTAAATGGTTTGGCTGGGAAGAAGACTTACGCATCCCGCTTATCATTTACGATCCACGCAATGCTAAGACCAAGGGTAAAGAGCATAACGAAATTGCCTTAAATATCGATATTGCCCCAACAATATTAGCGCTAGCTGACGTTAAAGCTCCAGAGTCTTATCAAGGTTCAAGCTTAACTCCTATTCTAAACGGCGAAAGCCCAGATACTTGGCGCCAAGAATTCTTCTTCGAGCATATGTATCAACCTAAGCGTGTGTCTATACCACCAACAGTCGGTATTCGTACTCAACAATGGAAGTATGTTGATTTTTACAAGCACGACTTTCAACAGTTGTATGACTTAGTGAATGATCCAGAAGAACAACACAATTTGGCCTACTCAGCTCAGCATCAAGCAACATTAAAGGAATTAAGCCAACGCACAGACCAATATATAGCGAAATATGAAGCTCAGCGCAGTGAAGAGGTTAAGCAAAGAAAATCTTATATTAATCAGCGCAATTAA